One window of Nicotiana tomentosiformis chromosome 11, ASM39032v3, whole genome shotgun sequence genomic DNA carries:
- the LOC104084499 gene encoding uncharacterized protein, which translates to MWRSISNAITSFGQKKESGESSQACHEFSDDDDDACSNSSTEEGLECPICWESFNIVENIPHVLWCGHTLCKNCLLGLKPASMKVSTQQVQIPLFISCPWCNLLTFRLAFNGNLKFPSKNFFLLWMVESRNGDRVKSPSAKCRDHQQEWSVRGTAVMGNNTSVMTYRRVHRPGSPGSNAGGYNHTGGTPTLQRAHFSLHKSLDFFIRLTSKFPLVIVLLLLVMFAIPSCAAVLALYLVITILFGLPSFLVLYFAYPALEWLVREITA; encoded by the coding sequence ATGTGGAGATCTATTTCAAATGCCATCACAAGCTTTGGACAGAAGAAGGAATCTGGTGAGTCCAGTCAAGCTTGCCATGAATTCTCAGATGACGACGACGATGCCTGTTCTAATTCCAGCACTGAGGAAGGGCTTGAATGCCCAATATGCTGGGAGTCTTTTAACATTGTAGAGAATATCCCCCATGTCTTGTGGTGTGGTCACACGCTTTGCAAGAACTGTTTGCTGGGACTTAAGCCTGCTTCTATGAAGGTTTCCACTCAACAGGTTCAGATTCCATTATTCATTTCCTGCCCATGGTGCAATTTGTTGACATTTCGATTGGCATTCAACGGGAATCTCAAATTTCCTAGCAAGAACTTTTTCCTCCTCTGGATGGTGGAAAGCCGAAATGGTGACAGGGTGAAGTCTCCATCTGCCAAATGTAGGGATCATCAACAAGAGTGGTCCGTCCGAGGCACTGCAGTTATGGGGAACAACACCTCTGTCATGACCTACAGGAGGGTTCATCGTCCAGGATCTCCAGGGTCTAATGCTGGTGGTTATAACCATACTGGTGGTACCCCTACATTGCAGAGGGCCCACTTTTCTCTTCACAAGTCCCTTGATTTCTTTATTCGCCTTACATCCAAGTTCCCATTAGTTATTGTGCTTCTTCTACTTGTTATGTTTGCAATACCCTCCTGTGCAGCTGTTCTAGCACTCTACTTAGTGATCACAATTCTCTTTGGACTTCCATCTTTCCTAGTATTGTACTTCGCATATCCTGCTTTAGAGTGGCTGGTCAGGGAGATCACGGCTTGA